ggaggaggaggaaagaagaaagaaggcagaaaggaggaggaagaggaggagaaaaagagatagatgaTATTGAGGACACTGAAGTGAGATGCCATTGGCTGGAAGGGACTGCTTGTGCCAAGGAATTGGATCATGGATCATAGTAAAAGATGCTGGCTACGTTGCCTAATTTAGCTGTGATCTGCATGTCTTTCTAGAGAATATGCTGTTGTTTCCCTTGTGTCTGAAGActtccactccttccttccttccttccttctttctttccttccttttcgcTTTTCcttatcttttccttttatttattttttatttatcgtATTTCTCGGAGTaaaagacgcacccttttcctccctaaaagaggctgaaaatgtgggtgtggcttatactctcaacgtagctttttcaaagctttttccccccagctcttaccttgcgggctctttcattgttaatctctccgaataatgtttttccagtgctaagtctttgcaggcttttttttccattgctctatttgctccgaataagtttctttccagccctaacgaggtgcttcccagctcttactggcttgcaggctctttcattgttactctttcagaataaagttttttaagccctaaccaggggataaaataatgtgctgaagccgattagactaaggacactaactagatgaatacctgataggcagatccccccccctattttgctccccaaaaactaaggtgcgtcttatactccagtgtgtcttaaaGTGTgtcttaaatacagtatttatttattttgtcaagcatatataagattacagaaaaaatataaatgttatgAATACATCAAGCTATTAGGACAGTGGTGGTAGGCATGTGGgtgccctttccttcctttcttccattttgcttttccttccttctctctttttgtttcttcttccttccttcccttccttcccctttcttccttcctctctcctccctctccttccttcctttttcccttcttttttccttccttccttccattttgcttttcctcctctctttcttacttttcttcttccttccttcccttccttcccctttcttccttcctccttcctccctctccttccttccttccttccttttttccttcttttttccttccttccttccattttgcttttccttccttctctcttttcttttcttcttccttccttcccttccttcccctttcttccttcccccctcctccctctccttccttcctttttcccttctttttcccttcattccttccattttgcttttcctcctctctttcttacttttcttcttccttccttccttcccttccttcccctttcttccttcctccttcctccctctccttccttccttccttccttttttccttcttttttccttccttccttccattttgcttttccttccttctctcttttcttttcttcttccttccttcccttccttcccctttcttccttcccccctgctccctctccttccttcctttttcccttctttttcccttcattccttccattttgcttttcctcctctctttcttacttttcttcttccttccttccttcccttccttcccctttcttccttcctccttcctccctctccttccttccttccttccttttttccttcttttttccttccttccttccattatgcttttcctcctctctttcttacttttcttctttccttctttcctttctttctcactcaaCCCCGGGGCTTGAGGAATGGATAGAAAGTGGTGTTTCACTTACCATGCGAGACCTCCAATGAGCACCGCGCTGACCCGACTTTGTTGGAGACGATGCACTGGTAAACTCCAAGATGGTTAGGCAATACTTTGGGAATGACTAAGTCCCCGGGATTGGAACCTTCAGAGGAGAGAAAGGCCGAGAAAGGTGTAAgagtctatttgtctgtctgtctgtctgtctgtctgtctgtctgtctgtctgtctgtctgtctgttcctctactcatccatccttccatctatgAAAGGAGGAGATATCTGTTTGTTTTACctctttatccatccatccatccatcatctatgtatttatctatcaCATATCATATatcctatctatcattatctatctatctatctatctatctatctatctatccatccatccatccatccatccatccatccatccacccacccacccacccacccacctacccatcaTATATCCTGTCTGTCTATcgatctctattatctatctatctattcatcatctatctatcattatctatcattatctatccgaacctttggagaagggcagcatacaaatttaattaattaattaaataataataataataataatattaaatctatctatcttatatcacATCAAATATcctaactataataataataataacaacaacaacaacaacaataataataataataataatctatctctctgtctcttatATCACATATTATATATCCTATCTGATAGATGGGATATAAGATATgtgatataagatagatagatctatctgtctctgtctgtctgtgtgtctatcTCATTATCCACTTAATCATCCATCAACaatttgtccatccatccatccacccactcatttctctctctctctctctctctctctctctccatccaacTATCCCAGAAAGTTTCCTTTATATTTTGtccctcattttttaaaaaagttattgaTTCAATTTTAGACACCACACAACTCCAAACTGACTCCATTGTGGTACacaataaaaccaaaccaaaatataataaaaggatgaaggaaaaagaataaagattATTATTTCTTCCCAATGCTCTCTAACCCAGCCAGCCTCCTTTAGGTGTGTTAAAccaataatttcatttttcaggctggggctgatgggacttggagtCCAGGACATCCCAGGGCACTCCATTGATGCTATAAACAGGGGTTTTTAAAGTCATGCATGAAGACTTTTAATCAAATCAAGTTTCATCCTGTTTTTTCCTAGGTTTtctctttccattcctttccaacGAGGTTCCTGCATCCCCATCCCGCCAACTTTTGGGGCACTCTCATGGTTTATCTCACCTGCTATGGTATTCTCGGGCAGCTCACTCTCGATGGGGTAATCTGCGATTTTGGTCCAGCGGTACATGAGTGGAGGCGTGCCGATTTGAGAGCCGCAGTGGAGGGTAATTTCGTTGGCGAGGAAAACCTTGCCTGAGATCGAACAATGTGGAATCGAGGGTTTCTCTGGAAGAGGGACGAAAACAGGGGGTCACTTAGTATCGAAAGTATTGTCCACCTCGTTGTTCTGTGCACGGCCCTCGGAGTGAACCCTCCGACTCAAAAATCCTTTGTTTTATGaaaaaatcaaactctttattgagaaAAGCACACATGTTCAAAttaactaattttttttaaaaaaacgaaaagttatttagggttttttagttgtgatAGTCAAATttactttatatataatttactttAGCATAAAATATGATATTACTTTCTTATTAGAATAACTATTttattagatatacagtgatccctcgattagtgcggtctcgattcgtgcaaaacgctataccacggttttaaaaaaaatattaattaaaaaatactccacgttttttttgctatactacggtttttcccacccgatgacgtcatacgtcatcaccaagagtcacttctctgtctctttctctttctttcctgtcattctctgcttcaatcattttctcatttctctttttttctccccttttttctatcatttctctctctcttccttccactcttctctctctctctttcttcctctctctcactctcttccttcctttctcatctttctttctctctctctttctctatcttgcttcttcctctcacactctcttcctccctctctcatctctttctttccttctctctctttctctatctctccccctcttgctctcgagcggcgagcgagcgagtggccgggcgggcgaacgggcgggcgggcgggcgggtgaacggcgggcgggcgggtgttgggggggtgggggcagccgacattcaaagcaatctttgtcggcttccgcactttcgttgctccccggctccaccatctgcgcatgcgcggtcatggaaaaagggcgcgcatgcgcagatggtgtttttacttccgcaccactataccgcggaaaattgattagtgcgggaggtcttggaacgtaacccccgcactaatcgagggatcactgtatagaattATGGTTTATAGCTCTTTTTGCTGTAATATGAAgaattcatatgttctgccagtgtgtctcaaccgcccgtaattacagggtaattagtccaggaagacacacaccacacgataaaaggaaaacccaaaagtttttataaacagaaaaacagaaacagctccctttttaaacgtcgaagggattttctggtacatacaaggcacaggttaaatgcagtccaattgctcacccaataactgggagattgagtccaattctaaagtccagagagtccacacacacaatcctgaacagcaaaaaccatgatcttgacaaaacaatgaatcagataaactgccatgaggctaaaacaccaggctgcacttttatctgtagtactaattacagcagccccacccaaccataggtagcctcattttctcttgtaataatccttcagttgttgtctcctatgcatcactctacgcatgtgtggatgtgtcattaattcttgttcagaatccagggatgatacagatgactgatctcctcctgggctgtctgccaaactcccctcttccctgtcactcacgtttccttggtcagaggagactttgtcagcagattctactgggagcaaaacaggcctgcggcatgtggatgtctcccccacctccacctccacattccttggggcaggagctggaccagagctaaccacaacaattttatatataatttacttggcTTAAAAGATTATAAGAAAATTGTTGTGTGTTTTTTAATAATGAGCCTAGCAGATTTGTAAGATTCAAATAAGAATTGAATTTGGTGACCCCagcgattaatgtaaaggttattgtaatgttttaatattagataatgaaaagctatactttaagagttttttgaatatataagatatatgttTTTACAAagtactgactctgtaaaccgcgtagagaaggctgtaaatccctgtaaagtggtatataagtctaagtgctatcgctATCGTGCTGAGCTCTCCTCTTGTCCAGTGTTCACACTTACTCACCCAGCACTCTGACGGTCACTTTCCGTGTGGCTACTGAGGTCTTCTTCACTTTACACTCGTAGGTGGCCGTGTCAGAAATCTGGACGTTTTGCAGATTGATGGACGCGTCGTGCTTGCTCGGATCCGGGACGGCGAAGTTGACCCGCTGATATAAGCCATTGCAGCAATCGTTGGCCGACCCAAACCGCTGACCGCCTTCGCTTGGCTGAAATCTTGGGTTATTAAAGTGGCCGGCATCTTGGTTTCCTGACCCTCCCCTGGGGTACAAATATTGGTATCCGGGGTGGATCACTTGGTGGCCTTGATAGCTCAGGATCTGATGGGCAGGAAGCAGAGAACAACACTGCTGaatcaaaaagagagagagagagagagaggtttctgATTGGCTtaaggcaatgatggcgaacctttttttcctcgggtgccgaaagagcatgcgtgagtgcccacacccataattcaatgcctggggagggcgaaaacagcttcccctgctcctcggaggccttctggaggccagaaacggcctgtttcccaacttctggtgggcccagtaggctcatgtttcaccctccccaggctccaaaggcttccctggagctgcgggagggtaaaaacgccctcccccatccccccagaggctctctggaaggcaaaaacgccctcccagagcctctgtgtgagccaaaaatcagctggccagcacacacatgcacgttagaattgagctagggcaacggctctcgtgccagcagatatggctccgcgtgccaccggtagcacccgtgccataggttcgccatcactgatttaaggAGCCATGAGATCTCCTGGCTGCATTTTTGCAAACAGACCGGATTCAATTGTTTGAATGGGCATGACTGATTTTAattataattggggattttagatggtttgtttagttttaattaattggatttgctattgtattctgttgtctttatatgttgtaagccgcaccgagttcttggagaggagcggcctattattattattaataataataataatatgccgtccctctccgaggacttggtatggcttataacatataaaatcaacagaatacaatagcaaatccaattaataataataatcatcatcatcaatcgtAAATCGTAAATCGTAAATCgtaaatcaacaacaacaacaacaacaataataataataataattttttaaaaatcgtaaatcgtaaataataataataataataataataataataataataacctctcCGTTTTGATCTAGAAATTGGACCACGTCTCATATTGTTTCATTTTTGCAAGCCTACCAATATTCATGGTACTATCATTTCTCCAATCCAAAATTGCAGAAATAaaagttgttttgttttattgatcaGCTTCGATTCGTTTTTCTCTCTCGACTTTGCCAATTCGGATCAAGCAACCTTAAGCACAGCGCCCAGAGTTATGCATTGTTATGCATTGATTAATCTAATTAATTTTCCCAATTAATTCAGGAAAGGTAACTTATTAGGATGAAATCTGGACTtatgctgtctgggggattctgggagtggaagtccacccatctcaaagcatgctggctgggggattctgggagtggaagtccacccatctcaaagcatgctggctggggaattctgggagtggaagtccacccatctcaaagcatgctggctggggaattctgggagtggaagtccacccatctcaaagcatgctggctgggggattctgagagtggaagtccacccatctcaaaacatgctggctgggggattctgagagtggaagtccacccatctcaaagcatactggctgggggattctgagagtggaagtccacccatctcaaagcatactggctgggggattctgggagtggaagtccacccatctcaaagcatgctggctgggggattctgggagtggaagtccacccatctcaaagcatgctggctggggaattctgggagtggaagtccacccatctcaaagcatgctggctggggaattctgggagtggaagtccacccatctcaaagcatgctggctgggggattctgagagtggaagtccacccatctcaaaacatgctggctgggggattctgagagtggaagtccacccatctcaaagcatactggctgggggattctgagagtggaagtccacccatctcaaagcatgctggctgggggattctgggagtggaagtccacccatctcaaagcatgctggctgggggattctgggagtggaagtccacccatctcaaagcatactggctgggggattctgggagtggatgtCCACCCATCTCaaaacatgctggctgggggattctgggagttcaaattcaaatttattattacagccatagaccaaaacaaataaaaccacTTAGTAAATACACAaccaaaagttgtaggataaaatgataaataacagataaaatccattataaaatccagtctatcaattatgcattgtcaacactactaaaattacaatccataagctgtgaggtctatagtcagtttgatactattagggaaaggaataaacgaGGTTGTcacatttgtcgtataaattagctaaggtgtattaggcacttaaaagctggccacaaatgatatacaaacatacacaatacatacatatatacacatatacacatacatatacatatacacatacatatatacatacatatatacacatacacacatatgcatacatatacatatctcGCTGTGATGAAAGCACTCCCTTCTTAAAGTTGGTAAAGTTAAGAAATGTTGGAATAAGAATTGAATCTGTATAACCGCCAACTCACCACATTGTCCAAGTTGGTGGGGTCCGTATTCATCTGCGTCCACTCAATATCCAGCTCACTGGGGCCATCGTCTTGGGGTTCCAGCTCAAACGGACACCACAACTTCACCGACTCCCCCTTGGCCAGGTAGATGACCTCTCGGCCTTTGGCATTGATCTTCACAGCAGGGGAGAGGGCTGTCCGTCAAAGCAAAGAGAGACCTGTCTTTACTTGCATGTCCAACACTGAGGACTAACTTGCTGCACAACATAATTTAGAGAATTTCCCCAAAAATATTACAGCAGAGGGATGAATGCTTACACCTATAaaactcctttcctttcctttcctcccctttctttctttctcttccttttttcctttcttctttctctctttgtcattttttctttcaaactcccccctccgttccttcctcccttctgtctctttctttctttctttctttctttctctttctccctccccaccttcctttttttctttctctttcatttgtttctttctgcattctttctttctctctctctcttcttccttccttctttcctttccatctttctttttcttcttttctttctcttccttctttcctttcttctttctctctctttgtcattTTTCTTTCAAACTCCCCCCCTCCGttcgttcctccctcccttctgtctctttctttctttctttctttctctttctccctccccaccttcctttttttctttctctttcatttgtttctttctgcattctttctttctctctctcttcttccttccttctttcctttccatctttctttttcttcttttctttctcttccttctttcctttcttctttctctctctttgtcattTTTCTTTCAAACTCCCCCCCTCCGttcgttcctccctcccttctgtctctttctttctttctttctctttctccctccccaccttcctttttttctttctctttcatttgtttctttctgcattctttctttctctctctctcttcttccttccttctttcctttcctttccatctttctttttcttcttttctttctctgccttctttcctttcttctttctctttctttgtcattttttctttcaaactccccccctccgttccttcctcccttctgtctctttttttctttctttctctttctttctttctttctttctctttctttctttctttctctttctttctctttttctttctttctttctctttctttctttctctttctttctttctttctttctctttgtttcttccttccttccttccccttccttccttcttctcatttTTGTCTTTTGCgtttccattctttctctctttcctctttttcctacCTCAGTAATTACtcatttccctccctttctcttgcctTTACAAAAATCTAAaccgaaaaggaaaaaaaaaacctcagcaaCAACCCAGCAACAAAGAGAACTAGAAACTTGACTGCCTTGCCGCTTTCCCAAGTACAATTAAGAAGcaacacccccacccctttttccCCAACAACCCCCAGCTTCACCGAACTTCCCCCCAGCCAGGGAAAGCCACTTGGGATGGGGTGCCTTTTGGTGCTTGCCAAGAGCCACCGATGCCAACCTTACCTGGAGCcaggcagagaaaaaaaaacctcagggCTTGAATTCCGCTCATGCTCTGCGCTGGATTTTGGCAGAGTTGGGAGAGAGGGTGTCTTTCTCCCGGACTGAGGAGACGCTGAAAGGAGCCGAGGTTTTGATGCCTCAGGCCTGGCCCCATCCCTGCCCCTCTGGATGCCTTTGGGGTGAATTGAGGCGCTGCCACACAAACCACTCCCCGGTGGTGAATTGGCACAACCGCCGCCCGCTCGCCCGTCCAGTCACGTTCTTACTAACAGCCGTCGAAGGACAAGCCAAGGTCCTTCCTTTCACCGGGGATGCCTTGGGGACGGAGGAGAGGGGGACCTTGGAGGCCATCCATCCAATCCCCCCAGCCAATACGCGTGAGGCTGAAACCTACTTGGAcagggggtcactgctcacagtcgctcatgccctcatcacctcgaggttcggttactgcaacgctctctacatggggctacctttgaaaagtgttcggaaacttcagatcgtgcagaatacggccgcgagagccatcgtgagggttcctagatttgcccacgtttttccaacactccgcggcctgcattggctgccgatcggtttccggtcacaattcaaagtgttggtaaatgacctttaaagccctacatggcattggaccagattacctccggaaccgccttttatagcacgaatcccagcggccgataaggtcccacagagtgggccttctccgggtcccgtcgaccaaacaatgtcgtttggcggaccccaggggaagagccttctctgtggcggccccagccctctggaaccaactccccccggagattagaacggcccccaccctccttgtctttcgcaagttactcaagacccacctgtatcgccaggcatgggggaactaagacatctcacccaggctttttatatttcatgtttggcatgtatgtgctgtatggtttttaattgttgggggttttatatatttttattattagatttgtcccattgttaataataataataataataataataataataataataataatgagaaattGTGAGACTTGGAAACTctttgattagacaacttacGACTCTGTCATCTCCTTTCCgacttaactgttgttcataaaaccaaaatgtccttccagttAGTGTCTACTTCCCCTTCCacgacaacacacgagcacgtaatagatttaaatTTTATGTCAAcctctccaaactagactgcaaaaaatacgacttcagcaatagagggatcagcgcctgattctgtggtttcttccccaaaccctaaaatctttaaccttagactatctacaattgacctctccccttttctaaggggtctgtaaggggcgtgcataagcgcaccattgtgcctaccgtccctgccatattgtcctactgtcttcttttatcattactttttattatttcttttctaatgtttttatttatacaaattactatccgataattgtttgacaaatctataaataaaattaaaaaaatcttcttccaTGCTTCCTAAATTTAGAGGACTACAGTCCCCCTCGTGCCCAGTCATCCTGATTCCTTCTATGCCCCTCTCCCCAAGCAAAGCTACCTCTAGGCAACCCCCCCCttgttctttattctttatttattggccaagtgtgatgggacacacaaggaatcgtgtctttggtgcagatgctctcagtgtacataaaagaaaagatggatttgtcaagaatcatgaggtgcaacacttaatgattgtcataggggggcaaataggcaatcaggaaacaatcaatattcataaaaatcttaaggatacaagcaacaagttaaagtcataagtggaaggaaaagggtgataggaatggtgagaaaaaactagtagaaatagaagtgcagacttagtaaataggttgacagtgttgagggaattatttgtttagtagagtgggaggagatgggtgataagaacgaTGATTAAAAAAACTAGTGagtgcacaaaaatggaaagaaaaggaaattccaaaagatgaagaggtctttaggaagattatggaaggtgcagaattagatatgatgacgagacggttaaataaccaagcggaaacagaattttatataaAACTTTGCAGAAAGTTTACAAGTGGTggaacacaaaaaaagattcataaagatattaaaataaagtatttaATTGTTAAATTTATTAGATGGAATATATTATATAGTGATATTTGATGGACAAGTTTATATCTTTAAATTGACTTTAatcttaattataattatataactgaTGGAAAGTATTGaaaattaagatttttttatGTTAGTATTGATTATACAGAGATagttcattgattagtttacttttctttattgatctaaactagaattaggtttttcccccccccctgtattaagaagacttctatactgagcggagcaattgtagctcctttttatgttaaatgttgtctgtcttgtcctgtcttacattttaaaaaacttaataaaaatattttttttaaaaaactagtgagggagagagggagggagagagggaaggaaggaaaggagggagggagggaagaagggagagagggaaggagggagggaaggaaggaaggaaagaaggaaagaaggaaggaaagaaggaaagaaggaaagaaagaaaggaaagaaggaaggaaggaaagaaggaaagaaggaaggaaagaaggaaagaaggaaggaaagaaggaaagaaaggaaagaaggaaggaaggaaagaaggaaagaaggaaggaaagaaggaaagaaagaaaggaaagaaggaaggaaggaaagaaggaaggaaggaaggaaggaaagaaggaaggaaagaaggaaagaaagaaagaaagaaagaaagaaagaaagaaagaaagaaggaaggggtgaCCTGAaggaggtcaagggaaagagaaagaaggaaaggaggaaggagaaagacaagtcaagagaaagggaggaagaggataaAAGGGGAGATGAAGAATGACAAAAGGGAAGTCTAGAGgtcaagagaaagaga
This genomic window from Erythrolamprus reginae isolate rEryReg1 chromosome 13, rEryReg1.hap1, whole genome shotgun sequence contains:
- the LOC139175337 gene encoding V-set and immunoglobulin domain-containing protein 8-like, with protein sequence MSGIQALRFFFLCLAPALSPAVKINAKGREVIYLAKGESVKLWCPFELEPQDDGPSELDIEWTQMNTDPTNLDNVQCCSLLPAHQILSYQGHQVIHPGYQYLYPRGGSGNQDAGHFNNPRFQPSEGGQRFGSANDCCNGLYQRVNFAVPDPSKHDASINLQNVQISDTATYECKVKKTSVATRKVTVRVLEKPSIPHCSISGKVFLANEITLHCGSQIGTPPLMYRWTKIADYPIESELPENTIAGSNPGDLVIPKVLPNHLGVYQCIVSNKVGSARCSLEVSHDSPLLTIIVGAVLGSLLFLVLLICLIVCLVRCCKKKKKDKCSQKESSQIRVDTAAPRPRPESRNSSLRSVLGYIPHNMNFMQRRKYESPREQEGVEMISPNQDPELSSNSCASPPSCGHPSTVTTKARVHYNPSGPSYSHGKSAASSNPPCHESPNSDSPICDRDATYGKRSHPGQFGGVPVMMQAKTREGLVI